The DNA segment GTGATGCTGTGTCTGTTGGTGAATCGGGTTCGATAAAACTCACAAAAGGTCGACGCAGATAGCCGCCTTTTTTTCGCGCTAGATGTCAGTCCGGTTTTTCCTGGCCGGTTTCGTATAAAAAAATTAATGTGATTGCCTTCATAACTCATTGTTGATAGTATATTTTATTAGATATATTGCTTATTTAAAACAGTTATTAGGTGGGGTGTCGTTTTTCACTTCGTGAGCCATAGCTTAGGGTGTTTTAGCCGCTAAAACGCGAGTTCTATTGTTTACTCATTCCTGCCGCCTGTTATCACTAAAGAGGCTTATCAAATGAAAGATAAATTTAACAATGCAGTCGGTCCACAAATTCGGGCGGGTCAGCCAAGGGTTGGCCTCGTCATACCCGCATTGGCTATCGCGTCGCTTGTTGCTGGGCTTCAATCTGCTACTCAGTTCTTTGCCGACGAATTTAACTATCAGTCTACGCTAGGTCCTCAGTACAACCATATTTATGCACCTTGGGCGGTTTTGCGCTGGTCTAGTGATTGGTATGGGTTATATCAAGAAAGCTTTATGAAGGCGGGCAGTGTTGGTATCTCTGTAACCGCTGTCGGATTGTTAGGGCTTATTGTTGCCAAAATGGTGATTGCTAATTCCTCTAAGGCTAATCCGTATTTACATGGCTCGGCCAGATGGGCCAACAAAGAGGATATTCAAGAGGCTGGCTTATTACCTCGTTCTGGTGGTTTGATTTCTAGGCTTCTCGGCAAAAAGACTTCGCCGGTGTCAGGCGTATATGTAGGTGCATGGATCGATAAAAATGGTGTTACCAGGTACTTGCGACATAACGGGCCTGAACATGTTCTCTGTTATGCGCCCACACGATCTGGTAAGGGGGTTGGTTTGGTTATTCCTACGTTGCTGTGTTGGGAACGTAGCGCAGTTGTTACCGACTTGAAAGGCGAATTATGGGCGCTGACTGCTGGTTGGCGGAAGAAGTATGCCAGAAATAGGGTATTACGTTTTGAGCCCGCTGCTTTGCAAGGTAGCGTATGTTGGAATCCATTGGATGAAATTCGAATTGCAACGGAGTACGAAGTCGGCGACGTGCAGAATTTAGCAACATTGATAGTCGATCCAGATGGTAAGGGTTTAGAAACGCATTGGCAGAAAACAGCTCAAGCGCTACTTGTCGGTGTGATTATGCATGTTCTATATAAGGCCAGGGATGAAGGTGGCGAGGCGTCTTTACCTATTGTGGATGCAATTATGTCTGATCCTAATAGGGATATTGCCGAGCTGTGGATAGAGATGACAACCTATGGGCATGTGTTCGGTAAAAATCATCCGGTGGTTGGCTCTGCCGCTCGGGATATGATGGATCGTCCCCCAGAAGAGGCCGGTTCCGTTCTCTCTACAGCTAAGTCGTATCTCGCTTTGTATCGCGATCCAGTTGTCCAGCGCAATGTGCGTAAGTCCGAGTTTCGCATCAAAGATCTGATGAATTTCGATGATCCTGTCAGTTTATACATTATCACTCAGCCTAATGATAAGGCTCGGCTAAGGCCATTAGTTAGGGTAATGGTGAACATGATTGTTAGGCTTTTGGCTGACAAGATGGAATTCGAAAACGGTCGTCCGAAGGCTCATTACAAACATCGAATGTTAATGATGCTGGATGAGTTCCCTAGTCTTGGAAGACTAGAGATTTTGCAGGAGTCATTGGCTTTTGTTGCTGGTTACGGCATTAAGTGCTATTTGATTTGCCAGGATATTAACCAATTAAAGAGTCGTGAAACGGGCTATGGCGCTGATGAGTCGATAACATCTAACTGCCATGTGCAAAATGCATATCCACCTAACAGGGTTGAGACTGCTGATCATCTTTCCAAGTTGACCGGTCAAACCACTGTCGCAAAGGAACAAATCACAACCAGTGGTCGGCGTACCAGTGCTTTATTGGCACAAGTCTCTAGGACCATTCAAGAAGTACAAAGACCTTTGTTGACTCCGGATGAATGCTTACGCATGCCTGGGCCAGTTAAGGGCGCTGATGGGTTGATTGAGAAGCCTGGCGACATGGTGATTTATGTAGCAGGATACCCTGCAATTTACGGTGTCCAGCCATTATATTTCAAGGACCCGGTGTTTCAGGCAAGGGCGTCTATTCCACCGCCCAAGGTATCCGACAAGTTACTTAAGACGCATGAAATATCGCGTGGCGCTGAGGCGATTAAGTTATGAAGCGGCTTACTTCATTGATTTCCCTTCTTGGTATTTCATATCTGGCTTTCTGTGGAATCGCCTACGCCGTTGGCGCGCGCTTTAACTCCACACGTAGTATTCCTGTTGGCATTTACTGGGAAACTCGCGACCCGGTCGAGAAAGGGGCTTATGTAATGTTTTGTCCCCCGCAATCGGAAGTGTTCGATTTAGCAAAGACTCGGGGCTATATCGGTGCTGGATATTGCCCTGGCGGATATGGCTACATGATGAAAAAAATTTTAGCGGCTAAAACGGATGTCGTTTCCATTGGTGATGATGGAGTACGGGTTAATGATGTTTTATTGCCATATAGCGCCCCTTCAGAGCTTGATGGGGCAGGTCGCCCAATGCCGAAATTCAGGACAACCCATGAATTAGGTGAATCAGAAGTTCTACTTATGACTGATATAAACAAGGGTTCGTTCGATGGTCGCTATTTTGGCTTAATCAATCGCTCTCAAATCACGGGCGTTATACGTCCTGTTTTAACTTGGTAAAAACGGAGGTTTTTATGCAGTTGTTTATTGCGGAAAAGCCCGATCTTGCTAAGGCCATTGTTGATGGTTTAGGCGGCGGATCGCGTAAAGATGGTTACTATGACTGCGGCGATAGTTATGTGACATGGTGCTACGGTCACATGCTGCAACTGCTGGACCCAGAGGACTACGATCCCAGATTCGGGAAATGGAATATGGATGATTTGCCTATTTACCATATCCCGTGGAAGAAAAAGCCATCGAATGATAAGAAAGACCAACTCAAGATCATCACCACCTTATTAAAGCAAGCCAAGAGCGTTGTACACGCGGGCGACCCTGACGATGAAGGCCAGCTATTGGTTGATGAAGTCTTGGAGTATGCGGCTTGTTCGCTGCCTGTTAAACGATTGCTCATCAATGACAACAATATCAGTGTCGTTAAGAGGTCGCTTGCAAGTATGCGCGACAATCGGGAGTTCGCTGGTTTGTCGGCGGCGGCGGAGGCACGAAGTATTGGTGATCAACTTTACGGTTACAACATGAGCCGTGCATATACGTTGGCCGCGAATAAGGCAGGTTTTCAAGGTGTGTTAAGTGTCGGTCGAGTACAGACTCCTATCCTTGGTCTAGTTGTTAGACGGGATAGGGAGTTCGAAGCTCATACCAAGAGCTATTACTACAATGTGACTGGACAATTTACTTTTGGCGATTTGTCGTTTCCGGCCAGGTATCAGATTGTTAATGAGGATCCTGTTGATGAGAAGAGCCGTCTATCCAATCAGGGCCATGCGCAGGGTATCGCTGATGCGGCAAAGGGCGCACAGGCAACCCTTGTTAGTGCGGCTACCAAAAAGAAAGATCAGCATCCGCCGCTTCCTTACAATTTGTTGAAGCTTCAGACAGATGCTTCGCGGAAGTTCGGGTTTCGTCCAGACCAGACGAAGGACATAACGCAATCGTTACGCGAAAAGCACAAACTGATTACATACAATCGGAGTGATTGTGAATATCTCAGTGAAGACCAACATGGCGATGCGCCGAATGTTCTGGACGCTATTGCGAAGACGGCACCGACGCTAACGCTTGTCGCGCAAAAGGCTGACCCGTCGATAAAAAGCCGTGCGTTCAATTCTTCAAAGGTAAGTGCCCACCACGGAATCATTCCAACTGAGGCCACAGCCGATTTTTCTAAACTGACTGATGGCGAGCAGAAAATCTACATGTTGATTGCCCGCGCTTATGTCGCACAGTTCTGGCCTAAACATCAATACGATCAAACCGATATTTTTGTTGAAGCCGCTACACATCGGTTTGCTGTTCGCTCGAACATTACTACCTTGGCTGGCTGGAAGTCGCTGTATCGAAACGATATAGGTAATGAGGATTTAGAGGGTGATGAAAACGACATCGCCCTTGATCTTCGAGTGTTAAAGGCGGGGCAGGCAGGTGATTGTACTGACGCCGTTGCGAGCCAGATGGAGACGAAGCCGCGACCACTGTACACAATGGCCACCCTTTTAACGGACCTTACTCGTGTTGCTCAATATGTGCGTGATGATCGTCTACGGGAGCTCCTGGTCGAAAAGGACAAGGGCAAAGAAGGCGAGCATGGAGGTATTGGTACACCGGCTACGCGAGACACCATTATTGCCACTTTATTTGATCGTGGCTATTTGGCGGAGAAGGGTAACAACATTATCAGCACTCCGACGGGGCGGGAGTTTTACGATACCTTGCCGGATAAAGCCAAATATCCCGATATGACCGCTCTATGGCACGAACAACAAAAGGCTATTCAGAGCGGCGACCTCAATGCGATTTCCTTTGTCAATGAGTTGATGGAGTACATCGGTGCAGAGGTGGCTAACGTTAAGCAGAATGGCATTGGGATCAAGGTTGCTTTCAATCCTTGTCCTGATTGCGGAAAGCCTTTGCGCCGCATTAAGAAAAAGGACAAAAACGAGTTCTTTTGGGGTTGTACTGGGTTCGCCGATGGGTGTCGGTTTGCAGCAGAAGACAAGTCTGGTAAGCCAGTCCCTAAACAAGCGCCTCTAGTGTCTGCCGTACATAAATGCATGTCATGTGGAAAAGGCTTGTCAAGGCGGCCAGGAAGAAAGAAGGGTGCGTTCTGGTGGGGATGTAGTGGGTTCCCCACATGCAAACAAACTTACCCAGACATTAAGGGACAACCGGATTTTAACAATAGCAAACAGGGTGGACGTGATGAATAGCAATGATGATGTAAATGACTTAAATGTGGATACGGAAGTAGATTCGGCGTTAGCGGTAGATACGGTAGATGTTGTGGCCGTGAAGTTACTTGATGCTATGGTGCCTGGTGCTGTAGTGGAATTCGATCCCGACGAGGCCGAACGGCTTGGTGCGTTCAATGAAGACGCCTTAGATGAGGCCGATGCATTGGAAAGCCGTATCGATTCAACAAGTCATGAATAGGTGTCTGATCAATGGCAAAGAAACCTATTTCTAATCAAGGACAACTCGATTTTTTCAATGTTTTTGAAGATTGGCTTGTTCCCGAGCCTACGTCGGCTGACAAACCAGAGGCGGCGATTAAGGAACGCCTGGAATCATCCCCTAATGATGCTCGACATTTACTCGCATTACGATTAGCACAACGTCTGAGTGAAGATGGTGGTGTTACATCCAAGGTATTAACCGAGGAAGCTAATCGTGCGTTTGGCGGAACCCAGGCGGGTGGCGACTATTTATCTAAGGATGCTTATGATGCCTTAGAAGCTGCTTTTAACATCCACTTGCTCGGGACCGAAGACCCGAATTGGAACGCATTGAATGCCGACGAAGCCAAGCTAAAGGTCGTTGACTTAACAAATAGGATTCAACGGGTGCCTACTCAGACGCGACGTGATGAAGAAATGGAGGAATTCCAGCAGTTCAGCACACCGCCCGCGCTCTCTTTTGTCGCTAATTGGGTTGCTAATGTCAAGAAAGATGATGTTATGGAGGAACCGTCGGCTGGTACAGGCGACTTGGCTATATGGTCAAAGATGGTAGGGGCCAAACTGATTCTGAATGAATTGTCCCCCCGTAGACAAGCTCTATTGGGAGCCTTGTTCCCAGAGGCAACAATCTTTAAAGAGAATGCCGAGCAGTTGGATAACGTTCTACCTACCGACTTTAAGCCGACAGTGGTTGTTATGAATCCGCCATTTAGCTCGACTGCTGGTCGTGTCCAAGGACAGAGAGATACAACTAATGGCGCAAGACATCTCGAACAGTCATTAAAGCGCCTAGAGCAAGGCGGGCGACTGGTGGCGATTGTTGGAAACGGAATGGCCGCGGATAAGCCTGCCTTTGCTTCATGGTGGAAAGATGTACAAGCCAAATACAATGTAAGGGCCAACATAGGCATTTCCGGGCGAGAATATGCCAAATACGGGACCACATTCGACAATCAAATTTTAGTAATCGACAAAAACGGGGCCACGACGCAGGCGATATTGACCGGCAAAGTAGATTCGGTGGCCGATTTACCAGCATTATTAGAGGGCATAAGAAATGACCGTCAACACATTCAATCAACACCCGATAAACAGGCAAGCCGCCCAAACACTCCGCCAGTGTCAGATACCATTCAATCCGGAAACGGAGTTAGCGGCATTAGCATTGGTGCGGACGGCGTTAGAGCGGAATCTGCTGGAAACGGGGCCGATTCCGGAACCACTCCTATTGATAGCGAAGTTAGAGGCTCAACCGAAGATAGCTATGTCCCTAATGACGGAATCGGAGCCGGGAGTGGAGTTCCAGATAGAGTTATCGGAAACGTTGGAGGAAGCAGCGGCGGAGATACTGGAGGAAATAGTAGCCTCACTACAAGCAACAGTACCGCAAGCGTTGCAGTAGAAGCTAAGGATGATCTGGCTACCGAATTTACTGATTCTGTCTTTGCTAACTACGCTCCACAACGTCTTACAGTACAAGGCGCTAAACCACATCCAGGCAAATTGGTGCAGTCGGCGGCAATGTCTGCTGTCCAACCACCTGCACCGTCATATGCCCCATTATTGCCAAAGGGATTGATCGAAGACGGATTGCTTTCGATTGCTCAAATTGAGGCCGTTGTTTATGCAGGGCAAGCGCACTCAGAAACTTTGCCGAATGGTTCAAGGAAAGGCTTTTTCATTGGTGATGGCACTGGTGTTGGTAAGGGACGCGAAATATCCGGCATCATTTTGGATAACATGTTGCAAGGTCGGAAAAAAGCCGTTTGGGTTTCTTTTAATGAAGGCTTGATAGAGGATGCTAAAAGGGATTTTGCTGGTGTGGGTGGCGACCCGTCAAAATTGTTTTTCCAGGGAAAGACCAAAGCTGGTAATGCAATCACTCAAGAAGAGGGCATTTTATTCACAACTTACTCGACGCTACGCGGCGGCGAGAAAAAGCAGGCAAATGATTTGGGACAAAAGGGCGGTAAGTCTCGCGCTCAACAGATCATAGATTGGTTAGGTAAGGATTTTGATGGTGTTATTGCATTTGATGAAGCCCATAGCATGGGCAATGCCATTGCGATTAAGGGAAAACGAGGCGTCAAGAAGCCATCACAACAAGCGATAGCCGGTATTAACTTACAACGCGAATTGCCTAATTCGCGTGTTACCTATGTGTCAGCCACCGGAGCTACCGAGATAAGCAATCTTAGTTACGCGGATCGTCTAGGTTTATGGGGCGAGGGCACGCCGTTTGCTGACACAACTGCCTTTATCAACGGGGTGTCGAAAGGCGGCATTGCATCAATGGAATTGATCAGCCGAGACATGAAGGCGATGGGCATGTATTTGGCCAGGTCGCTGTCCTACGATGGTGTCTCGTATGAGCGCTTGGAACATCCACTATCTGATTTACAGGAAGATATTTACAACGAGCTCGCCGGCGCTTGGCAAGTCGTTTTAAATAATGTTGAGCAAGCTCTTGAACTCACTCAAGCCGGTAAGAGTGGTCCGGGTAAAAGTGCGGCTATGTCTCAGTTCTGGGGCGCCCATCAACGATTTTTCAATCAAATTGTCACAGCCATGCAGACGCCGGCAGTGATAGACCATATTCGCGATCAACTGGACGCTGGTCACGCGGCTGTGATTCAGTTGGTAAATACAAACGAAGCAGCACAGGAGCGGATTATTGCCGACGCTACGGCGAATGATGCCCTTTTGGAGGAATTGGATTTTACGCCTCGGCAAATGCTAATGGATTATGTCAGAAACGGATTCCCGGTAGCTGCTTATGAGCAAACACAAGACGCTAACGGCAACACCACCTACGTTCCAGTACGTGACTCGGAAGGGAATCAAGTATTTGATCGAGAGGCAATTGCTTTGCGCGATTCGCTGCTGGACACGTTGCATCAAATCCGTGTTCCTGAAAATCCATTGGACTCAATCATCAATGCTTTTGGTTCTGATCGGGTCGCAGAGGTTACTGGCCGTGGACGTCGGTTTGTTCAAACGCGCGACGATGAAGGCAATCTGAAAGTCGTCGAAGAGAAGCGAGGCAAACATTCTTCTAGGGCTGATTCGGAGGCCTTTCAGGCTGACAAAAAGGACATTCTCATATTCTCGGGCGCTGGCGGGACTGGCTATAGCTTTCATGCCGATAATACAGCGGAGAATCAACGTAAGCGAATTCATTACATCTTGCAACCTGGTTGGCGGGCTGATGCCGCTGTGCAAGGGTTTGGGCGAACTCACCGAACCAATCAAGCTCAGGAGCCGCATTATGTATTGCCTACCACCAATTTAAAGGCACAAAAGCGATTTGTGTCGTCAATTGCTCGTCGACTAGATCAACTCGGAGCGCTTACTCGAGGACAGAGAGAAGCGACTAGCCAAGGTATGTTTACCGCTTCCGACAATCTTGAAAGCCAATATGCATCGACCGCGCTGAATAACTTTTTTCGTGATCTGTATCGTGGGACCACAAGCCTTAAGTTCCACGAAGTTACCAAGCAGATGGGGCTTAATCTGCTTGATGAAAATGCTTCATTGAATGAGAGCAATCTGCCGGCTATACCGCAGTTTTTAAACCGCCTGCTGTCACTGAAAACTGACATGCAGAATCAAGTTTTTGGTGAATTCGAGCAACGTCTTATTGAAGCCGTTGATTATGCAAAGCAACGTGGTTTGTACGATGTTGGTCTACAGACAATGACCGCTTTGAGTATCCAAAAAACGCGGGATGATGTTGCTTATGAGGATAAGAAAACCGGTGCCCAGACTCGTTATGTTGAGTTGGCCGTCACCAATGAAGTCCACTATTACAAGTGGGATGAGGTTAAAAAGTTCGTCAAGGAAAACCCTAAAGAAGGTGATCTAAGCGGGTGGTTTGTCTCTGAATTCGGAAAGAGCAAAGGCGATGTGTTTTATCTCGGAGACATTGGGGAGCGGTTAGATTCCGATGGTAAATCTGTCCGTCGCGGTATTGTTCATACAATCAAAAAACATGACTATCGATATATCGACAACGCCGACGTTATCAGTCGCGGGTATGACTATCGAACAGTTAGTGCAAATGGTGTTGGCTCTTATCAGAGGGTTACTTTGACTCGGGCGATAGACGAAACCGAAGCAAAAAAACTTTGGAACGAGCAAATCGCCAATGCCCCGAAAACTGAAACAAAAACCGAACGCATGCTTGTCGGTGTCATTTTGCCAATCTGGGATCGTGTCGAAGGTGCCGAAACCATTCAACGATTACAAACAGACGACGGTGAACAATTACTTGGCCGAATGTTGGGGCCTAAGTCCGCCAAACAAACACTGAAAAATCTAGGCCTTGATTCCGGTCTTGCTGGAATGTCGGTGGGCGATTTGTTCGAATCAATCAAAAAGGGTAACAAAGCAATTCTATCGAATGGTTGGGAGATTTCTACTGCGAAGGTGAATTTTGAAGACCGTATAGAGATTAAGGGTCGTAGTTATTTTACTGACGCAGAGAAACGATTGCTAAAAGATCAAGGCGCTTTTGTGGAGCGCATCAATTGGTCTGATAGAGTTTTTATACCTACTGGCGAAGGTGGGGTAGGGGTTTTTGAACGCATCACTGCTTCAAAACCTGTTGTCGATCTAATTGAGAAGAATCGCGGTAAGGACTCCGCAAATAGTGAAAGTGACGATTTGGATATGCATGTCCACGATTCATCATTACCGGTTGGTGACTCGACAGACGTTATTGAGACTTCAGCCGATTCTGGCGATTCAACATTTTCCCCTTGCACGCAACCACCGGATCAAGAGGGTATTTTTCTATTAGCGAATAGGCAATACGCGAAGTTTCAACACGGCCTTTGGTATCTCTCATACCCAACTCCAAAGGAAGCGGCTCAATCCGAATGGAATATTCCTGGAAATATGATTCCGTCTGATAGGTACCCTGATCAATCATGGGTGCTTTACTCTCATGGAAGAAAGGATGCGTTTTTTGGCGAGATTGTTACGCCAGGGGCCAAGGTGAAGATCGACGAGATTACCAACCCCACCACAACCAATGTAGTCGGCATTGCCGTCGCTCCAACAAATGGCGTTATTCGTCAGGAGGGTGTTTCAATGGAAAAAGCTAAGAAACCTTTTCACGAAGTTGTTGCCGAGAAATTAATTGCACAACTAGAACAAGGTACGGCCCCGTGGCAACGGCCTTGGAACCCGGACGAGGCAGGTGGATTTCTGCCATATAACCCTCTTACCGGAAAGCGATATAAAGGTATCAATACTCTCAATTTGTTGTCGGAGGATAGAAACGATAATCGGTGGATGACCTATAAACAAGCTGGGGAACTTGGTGGTCAAGTCCGAGAAGGCGAGAAGAGTACTGGTGTTCAATATTGGAAATTTACCGATGAGCAAATAAAGCGGGATGATAACGGCAATCCGGTTTTAGACGGAGAAGGCAAACCGGTCAAGGTGGTCGTAAAGTTAGAACGTCCACGGGTTTTCTTTGCAAGTGTGTTTAATGCTGAACAGATCGATGGTTTGCCGCCGCTAGAAAAGAAAGAGGTAACTTGGAATCCCATTGAACGAGCTGAAAATATATTGGCGGCTTCGAGAGCCGATATACATCATAACGGTGGTAGCCGTGCGTTTTATAGACCGTCTACTGATAGCATACATTTGCCGGAAAAAGGTCAATTTCCAACCGCAGAGAATTACTATGCGACCGCGTTGCATGAGTTGGGGCACTGGACTGGACACGAAGACCGGCTGAATCGGGACATTGCACATCCATTCGGAAGTGAGGCTTACGCCAAAGAAGAATTAAGGGCGGAAATTGCCAGTATGATCTTGGGTGAAGAGCTTGGTATTGGTCATGATCCTGGTCAACATGCGGCTTATGTTGGCTCGTGGATTAAGGCTTTGCGGGATGATCCAATGGAGATTTTCCGGGCGGCGTCCGATGCGGAAAAAATTCAGGCATTTGTTCTCGGGCTCGAACAAGCTTTAGTTCAAGAGCAGGGCCAAGCGCTAACTGCCGATCAGCGACAACCTCATGAACTGACATTGTCTGAGTTTGCTTCTCAGGTAGTTGTCGAGCAGTTGGAAAATCATGGTCGAAAATGGAATGTTTCGTTAGGAGCCTATTCGGCTTTTTCCGACGCGGAAAGTTCTGCTGATACTGTTGCCGATGTTCATCGTGCCGCCGTAAAAAATGCACTTTATCTAAATTCATCTGAAAACACGCAAGGCTCTATTTCGGCCACTATGCCACCGTTGCCGGTATTGATTGAGTATCCCGATCTTGTAAGGGATTACGGATTTCAAAGTAAGTTGGTCGAGTTTAAGGATGTAACACGCGGAGCATATTCGGGACAGGTCGACCAAACGTTAATCGCGGAGGTTGGTGGGTTTCAAGTAGGGAAACTGGATTACTCAATCTATAACGGAATACCCGCAATCCAGATGGTCGAAGTGGAAAATGATCATCGCCGGCTGGGGTACGCTACAGTGCTTGTAAAACAGTTGCAGCGCCAATTTCCTAATACAGAAATTGAATGGGGCGAATTAACTGAGGATGGTGAAAAATTTCGAGGTAGCTTGCGAATTACCGAAAAGCCTAGCGAACATGCACCAGAATTTGAGCGGCTAAATATAGCAATTGCAGAGCGTGACCGATTGCTTTCCGAGGCAAATTACTTCAATGCTCTCAAGAATTCGACGCCAGAGCAGATTGAAACGTATTCGAATCTAACCGAGCCACTTAACAATTTGCATGACTTGATTTATGACTTGGAAAACGAATTATCCAATCAGACCGAAACTGTTAGGTTAATTGATACCGAAAATGTAACTACATTCAACAAATCTATCGGCGCTGACAACTCGACGACGATTACTGTAGCCGAGCTGACTGCGGTCGAATATCAGGCGCTAGTGGATGCTGATGAGGTATATCAGCGTGAGCTGGTTCGTGTCTATGGGGAAGACAAAGCGGGCGATGCCCGCTATTTACAAAAGCACGAAGATCCGGTCTTACAAGAGGCTGCTTATGCTTTCCATGCCGCTTCTGATGTTTGGCATAG comes from the Methylomonas sp. MK1 genome and includes:
- a CDS encoding strawberry notch-like NTP hydrolase domain-containing protein gives rise to the protein MAKKPISNQGQLDFFNVFEDWLVPEPTSADKPEAAIKERLESSPNDARHLLALRLAQRLSEDGGVTSKVLTEEANRAFGGTQAGGDYLSKDAYDALEAAFNIHLLGTEDPNWNALNADEAKLKVVDLTNRIQRVPTQTRRDEEMEEFQQFSTPPALSFVANWVANVKKDDVMEEPSAGTGDLAIWSKMVGAKLILNELSPRRQALLGALFPEATIFKENAEQLDNVLPTDFKPTVVVMNPPFSSTAGRVQGQRDTTNGARHLEQSLKRLEQGGRLVAIVGNGMAADKPAFASWWKDVQAKYNVRANIGISGREYAKYGTTFDNQILVIDKNGATTQAILTGKVDSVADLPALLEGIRNDRQHIQSTPDKQASRPNTPPVSDTIQSGNGVSGISIGADGVRAESAGNGADSGTTPIDSEVRGSTEDSYVPNDGIGAGSGVPDRVIGNVGGSSGGDTGGNSSLTTSNSTASVAVEAKDDLATEFTDSVFANYAPQRLTVQGAKPHPGKLVQSAAMSAVQPPAPSYAPLLPKGLIEDGLLSIAQIEAVVYAGQAHSETLPNGSRKGFFIGDGTGVGKGREISGIILDNMLQGRKKAVWVSFNEGLIEDAKRDFAGVGGDPSKLFFQGKTKAGNAITQEEGILFTTYSTLRGGEKKQANDLGQKGGKSRAQQIIDWLGKDFDGVIAFDEAHSMGNAIAIKGKRGVKKPSQQAIAGINLQRELPNSRVTYVSATGATEISNLSYADRLGLWGEGTPFADTTAFINGVSKGGIASMELISRDMKAMGMYLARSLSYDGVSYERLEHPLSDLQEDIYNELAGAWQVVLNNVEQALELTQAGKSGPGKSAAMSQFWGAHQRFFNQIVTAMQTPAVIDHIRDQLDAGHAAVIQLVNTNEAAQERIIADATANDALLEELDFTPRQMLMDYVRNGFPVAAYEQTQDANGNTTYVPVRDSEGNQVFDREAIALRDSLLDTLHQIRVPENPLDSIINAFGSDRVAEVTGRGRRFVQTRDDEGNLKVVEEKRGKHSSRADSEAFQADKKDILIFSGAGGTGYSFHADNTAENQRKRIHYILQPGWRADAAVQGFGRTHRTNQAQEPHYVLPTTNLKAQKRFVSSIARRLDQLGALTRGQREATSQGMFTASDNLESQYASTALNNFFRDLYRGTTSLKFHEVTKQMGLNLLDENASLNESNLPAIPQFLNRLLSLKTDMQNQVFGEFEQRLIEAVDYAKQRGLYDVGLQTMTALSIQKTRDDVAYEDKKTGAQTRYVELAVTNEVHYYKWDEVKKFVKENPKEGDLSGWFVSEFGKSKGDVFYLGDIGERLDSDGKSVRRGIVHTIKKHDYRYIDNADVISRGYDYRTVSANGVGSYQRVTLTRAIDETEAKKLWNEQIANAPKTETKTERMLVGVILPIWDRVEGAETIQRLQTDDGEQLLGRMLGPKSAKQTLKNLGLDSGLAGMSVGDLFESIKKGNKAILSNGWEISTAKVNFEDRIEIKGRSYFTDAEKRLLKDQGAFVERINWSDRVFIPTGEGGVGVFERITASKPVVDLIEKNRGKDSANSESDDLDMHVHDSSLPVGDSTDVIETSADSGDSTFSPCTQPPDQEGIFLLANRQYAKFQHGLWYLSYPTPKEAAQSEWNIPGNMIPSDRYPDQSWVLYSHGRKDAFFGEIVTPGAKVKIDEITNPTTTNVVGIAVAPTNGVIRQEGVSMEKAKKPFHEVVAEKLIAQLEQGTAPWQRPWNPDEAGGFLPYNPLTGKRYKGINTLNLLSEDRNDNRWMTYKQAGELGGQVREGEKSTGVQYWKFTDEQIKRDDNGNPVLDGEGKPVKVVVKLERPRVFFASVFNAEQIDGLPPLEKKEVTWNPIERAENILAASRADIHHNGGSRAFYRPSTDSIHLPEKGQFPTAENYYATALHELGHWTGHEDRLNRDIAHPFGSEAYAKEELRAEIASMILGEELGIGHDPGQHAAYVGSWIKALRDDPMEIFRAASDAEKIQAFVLGLEQALVQEQGQALTADQRQPHELTLSEFASQVVVEQLENHGRKWNVSLGAYSAFSDAESSADTVADVHRAAVKNALYLNSSENTQGSISATMPPLPVLIEYPDLVRDYGFQSKLVEFKDVTRGAYSGQVDQTLIAEVGGFQVGKLDYSIYNGIPAIQMVEVENDHRRLGYATVLVKQLQRQFPNTEIEWGELTEDGEKFRGSLRITEKPSEHAPEFERLNIAIAERDRLLSEANYFNALKNSTPEQIETYSNLTEPLNNLHDLIYDLENELSNQTETVRLIDTENVTTFNKSIGADNSTTITVAELTAVEYQALVDADEVYQRELVRVYGEDKAGDARYLQKHEDPVLQEAAYAFHAASDVWHSAVADARKTLAGDNTIPHVMDERTGDAKLSSGLAADISTVLQRSEEWTFDHFQDYEGDSLDAALRKEGLHTLKDVTGDLPGQFFDNAIRRLSPVFGIEPDDFSVTNAYLERKGLAQAFQTMAARLVQEQTQQVSSSAITLSKEGVELDRRNVLDLFPELNGPDGKPNGFGISKIILMPDGKVVIDSDSKKAIVADTSAQSETGVTHQDIADYYERGFIKTVVLPESTKTETAQFEGGVMRDPDVNSTERLLEDSVRNIEYAQEVIPEWRGSYVQEQGNGNVRLALDLIERGEIDKAIDALWLNVDLEHRYGGENSDEFRDVIKVVEEDWRKWQADNGVGPAITPAMKREFDDLPRDLSQLSGATFEEYQKAAEAARLDEQAVMNDPDSSDEDISAAREKRKSADLLATVNNSDFQNKVSEFEQKQAAANLSGLGGDSVRPDQQNTGNDKTFIAVPFREKEEAKALGAKWDRQHTSWFIPVGVDQSAFSKWLPSESGEVKVTSVANSQVGKPTTSDKLYLAVPYSERKAAKEAGAKWDAGAKSWYVGQNANMDKLQRWLPDSTKPQQEPAMTPREEFSSLLKDMGFVLSGNHPVMDGQRHRLETVGDKAGEKAGFYVAHLDGHPAGFAQNNRTGEAQKWKSKGYSLSDGEKAELQAQSASKLQARENEIKAKQDAVAASIRQLLAIAPPASADHQYLQSKEARPGDLRMVPTDSTMLPPDSAVMIGKTWKESKELRDSHPDKLVFTAGDLLLSAQDVSGVIRSVQSIQENGVKRFAAGGAKQDMFHVVGGNGVEALARAPAIVIGEGYATADTLSQSLSYPTIAAFDSGNLPHVAKLLRNRFPDKPIIIAGDNDLHQELTEGRNPGKEKAAAAAKAVGGVALFPIFAPGEQAYPADLDPVTPALAKNGGLSDAQKEAISNMKSFTDFNDLATKSELGWEGVERQVTNVVNKIVSNHHERIEARQQQDNVQRLELQQRQKLASRNAVAII